A stretch of the Clavibacter sp. B3I6 genome encodes the following:
- a CDS encoding putative quinol monooxygenase, whose protein sequence is MSQPVVVTAVFTPVEGRRDEAVAALSRGIAEVHEEDGCEVYAIHDAPDGTIVMLEKWSSAEALDAHGAGEPVARMVASLEGLITGPAVVTRLAPIPAGTELQGAL, encoded by the coding sequence ATGTCCCAGCCCGTCGTCGTCACCGCCGTGTTCACGCCCGTCGAGGGGAGGCGGGACGAGGCCGTCGCCGCCCTCTCCCGCGGCATTGCCGAGGTCCACGAGGAGGACGGGTGCGAGGTCTACGCCATCCACGACGCCCCCGACGGCACGATCGTCATGCTCGAGAAGTGGTCGTCCGCGGAGGCCCTCGATGCGCACGGGGCGGGCGAGCCCGTCGCGCGGATGGTGGCGTCGCTCGAGGGCCTGATCACCGGCCCCGCCGTGGTGACGCGCCTCGCGCCCATCCCGGCGGGCACCGAGCTGCAGGGCGCGCTCTAG
- a CDS encoding MFS transporter yields the protein MTTTTSRPTRSERLDALPWTRAHSRILGGSGVGWALDAMDVGLISFVIAQLAVVWKADAGQLGLVASAGFLGMAIGASVGGLLADRLGRRQVFALTLLVYGLATGVSALAMSVGALIALRFVVGLGLGAELPVASTLVSEFAPARIRGRVIVILESSWAVGWTAAALIGYLVIPSSDDGWRWALALGAVPAVWAIFVRLRLPESVRFLEAKGRHAEAERVVRDLEGAAGADPAPDAVPETPTDLMADAAADAAAPAPRERLFGARLRRRTLSLWIVWFCVNFAYYGAFIWLPTLLVAQGFSLVRSFAYTLLITLAQLPGYAVSAWLVERWGRRVTLAVFLAGSAVSAGLFGTADDVTSILVFGSLMSFSNLGAWGALYAVTPELYPTRVRATGAGSAAGFGRLASIIAPLCVPPLLALGGVALPFGVFAAVFALAAAAALTLPDLRGAALED from the coding sequence ATGACCACGACCACCTCGCGGCCCACCCGCTCCGAGCGCCTCGACGCCCTTCCCTGGACGCGGGCGCACTCGCGCATCCTCGGCGGCAGCGGCGTCGGCTGGGCGCTCGACGCCATGGACGTCGGCCTCATCTCGTTCGTCATCGCGCAGCTGGCGGTGGTGTGGAAGGCGGACGCCGGCCAGCTCGGCCTCGTCGCATCCGCCGGGTTCCTCGGCATGGCGATCGGCGCGAGCGTGGGCGGGCTCCTCGCCGACCGGCTCGGCCGCCGCCAGGTGTTCGCGCTCACGCTGCTGGTCTACGGCCTGGCGACGGGCGTCTCCGCGCTCGCGATGTCGGTGGGGGCCCTCATCGCGCTCCGCTTCGTCGTGGGCCTGGGGCTCGGCGCCGAGCTGCCGGTCGCGTCGACGCTCGTGAGCGAGTTCGCGCCGGCGCGGATCCGCGGCCGCGTCATCGTGATCCTCGAGTCGTCCTGGGCGGTGGGCTGGACCGCGGCGGCGCTCATCGGCTACCTCGTCATCCCGTCGAGCGACGACGGCTGGCGGTGGGCGCTCGCGCTCGGCGCCGTCCCCGCCGTGTGGGCGATCTTCGTGCGGCTGCGGCTGCCGGAGTCGGTGCGGTTCCTCGAGGCGAAGGGCCGGCACGCGGAGGCCGAGCGGGTCGTGCGCGATCTGGAGGGGGCGGCGGGGGCGGATCCGGCCCCGGACGCGGTTCCGGAGACGCCGACGGACCTCATGGCCGACGCCGCCGCCGACGCCGCGGCCCCCGCGCCCCGCGAGCGCCTCTTCGGCGCGCGACTCCGCCGCCGCACGCTGTCCCTCTGGATCGTGTGGTTCTGCGTCAACTTCGCGTACTACGGCGCCTTCATCTGGCTGCCGACGCTGCTCGTGGCGCAGGGCTTCTCGCTCGTGCGGTCGTTCGCGTACACGCTGCTCATCACGCTCGCGCAGCTGCCGGGCTACGCCGTGTCCGCCTGGCTCGTCGAGCGCTGGGGCCGCCGCGTGACGCTCGCGGTCTTCCTCGCGGGATCCGCCGTGTCCGCCGGCCTCTTCGGCACCGCCGACGACGTGACCTCGATCCTCGTGTTCGGCTCCCTCATGTCGTTCTCGAACCTCGGCGCGTGGGGCGCGCTCTACGCCGTGACCCCGGAGCTCTACCCGACGCGGGTACGCGCGACGGGCGCGGGCAGCGCGGCGGGCTTCGGGAGGCTCGCGTCGATCATCGCGCCGCTGTGCGTGCCGCCGCTCCTCGCGCTCGGCGGCGTCGCGCTGCCGTTCGGCGTCTTCGCCGCCGTCTTCGCGTTGGCCGCCGCGGCCGCGCTCACCCTGCCGGACCTCCGCGGCGCGGCCCTCGAGGACTGA
- a CDS encoding alpha/beta hydrolase, with product MADRTAVPTRSRLLWWAGREFPEAARALRGSQAAGTTVDRRTAGEQGPPLDLDVWLPPDHDLGKTGSPVVVVFPRIRGDWLPSTLATELRAVVVSMPTDDDALALAGMRWIAARTAGWNGTPERLGVLGDGPGADLALRVTATARDTGGPSVLRLVLVSPSGTLPSGDIAADDSSRTGSGPRGLRDLPSNLIHTGAGDPRRQRLVAAVSELRAAGVKSRLVTLPNADRGWLALPRVDPQLTRRSLDEIVAFLRRGLTEEREFGTTSGVEMS from the coding sequence ATGGCCGACCGCACCGCCGTCCCGACCCGCAGCCGGCTCCTCTGGTGGGCGGGGCGCGAGTTCCCCGAGGCCGCACGCGCGCTCCGCGGGTCGCAGGCGGCCGGCACCACGGTGGATCGCCGCACCGCGGGCGAGCAGGGCCCGCCGCTCGACCTCGACGTCTGGCTGCCGCCGGATCACGACCTGGGTAAGACCGGATCCCCCGTCGTCGTGGTGTTCCCGCGGATCCGCGGCGACTGGCTGCCGTCGACCCTCGCCACGGAGCTCCGCGCGGTGGTCGTGAGCATGCCGACCGACGACGACGCGCTCGCCCTCGCCGGGATGCGCTGGATCGCGGCGCGCACGGCCGGCTGGAACGGGACGCCCGAGCGCCTCGGCGTCCTCGGCGACGGTCCGGGCGCCGACCTCGCGCTCCGCGTCACGGCCACGGCCCGCGACACCGGCGGGCCGTCCGTGCTGCGCCTGGTGCTCGTGAGCCCCTCGGGCACGCTGCCCTCGGGCGACATCGCCGCGGACGACAGCTCGCGCACCGGGTCCGGCCCGCGGGGCCTCCGCGACCTGCCGTCGAACCTCATCCACACGGGCGCCGGGGATCCCCGCCGTCAGCGCCTGGTGGCCGCCGTCTCCGAGCTGCGCGCCGCGGGCGTCAAGTCCCGGCTCGTGACGCTGCCGAACGCCGACCGCGGGTGGCTCGCGCTGCCCCGCGTGGATCCGCAGCTCACGCGCCGCTCGCTCGACGAGATCGTGGCCTTCCTCCGCCGCGGCCTCACGGAGGAGCGCGAGTTCGGCACTACCTCCGGGGTGGAGATGAGCTGA
- a CDS encoding bifunctional hydroxymethylpyrimidine kinase/phosphomethylpyrimidine kinase: MSALDLSVYLVTDPALCGERGVPAVVAAAVAGGATAVQIRDKHASAADLLATVTAAADAIDAHASAHPDAARPLLLVDDRVDVVLAALARGTRVDGVHVGQSDVPAELVRRMLDAASPDRRLVVGLTANTPAHVEAVRALPAGTVDYLGVGVIRPTSTKPDHPAPLGHDGFGIIAGLSPVPCVAIGGVDVRDVAAIAAAGGAGTAVVSAICAAEDPAASARELAAEWARVRGAGGGDDVGAEVAEAGTATATAESPEADATGTPRPAADPSRVPRVLSIAGTDPTGGAGIQADLKSIAANGGYGMAVVTALVAQNTRGVREIHVPPVAFLRAQLDAVSDDVAIDAVKIGMLGSAAVVDEVADWLRAVRPPVVVLDPVMVAQSGDALLDDDATDALRRLLPLADVVTPNLPELAALLGEPEADGWDQALAQGRALADRHRVRVIVKGGHLREDDCPDALVSPGAPGAQAAVDVVAGPRIATTSTHGTGCSLSSALATLHPRRGDWLAALTEAKGWLTGSLARAEDLDVGAGAGPLDHLRTLWDAAGTHAGPVTAEMWAGSADLRREIDELAFVRRLGDGSLPEAWFSHYLAQDAIYLRAYSRVLARASQLAPTPAAQVAWARSAADAIAAESALHEEWLARHPAPAVVGPVTRAYVDHLLAHAAASDYAVLVAALLPCFTIYADVGTRLRAAGSAAAAAGAAHPYAAWLETYADPAFAAATEHACALVDEAAVLAGPGRRAAMLEASRVSAAYERDFFRAPEALG; the protein is encoded by the coding sequence GTGAGCGCGCTCGACCTCTCCGTCTACCTCGTCACCGACCCCGCGCTCTGCGGCGAGCGCGGCGTGCCCGCGGTCGTCGCGGCGGCGGTCGCGGGCGGGGCGACGGCCGTGCAGATCCGCGACAAGCACGCCAGTGCGGCCGACCTGCTGGCGACCGTGACGGCGGCGGCCGACGCGATCGACGCGCACGCGTCCGCGCACCCGGACGCCGCCCGTCCGCTGCTGCTCGTCGACGACCGCGTCGACGTCGTCCTGGCGGCCCTCGCGCGCGGCACGCGCGTGGACGGCGTGCACGTCGGGCAGTCCGACGTCCCGGCCGAGCTGGTCCGGCGGATGCTCGACGCGGCGAGCCCCGACCGGCGGCTCGTCGTCGGCCTCACCGCGAACACGCCCGCGCACGTCGAGGCGGTGCGCGCGCTCCCGGCCGGCACCGTCGACTACCTCGGCGTCGGCGTGATCCGCCCCACCAGCACCAAGCCCGACCACCCGGCGCCGCTCGGCCACGACGGGTTCGGGATCATCGCGGGGCTCTCCCCCGTGCCCTGCGTCGCGATCGGCGGCGTGGACGTGCGGGACGTCGCGGCGATCGCGGCGGCGGGCGGCGCGGGCACGGCCGTCGTGTCGGCGATCTGCGCGGCCGAGGATCCCGCGGCCTCGGCGCGCGAGCTCGCGGCCGAGTGGGCGCGCGTGCGCGGGGCGGGCGGCGGCGACGACGTCGGGGCGGAGGTCGCGGAGGCGGGCACCGCGACGGCCACGGCCGAGTCCCCGGAGGCGGACGCGACGGGCACTCCGCGCCCCGCTGCCGATCCGTCCCGCGTCCCGCGCGTCCTCAGCATCGCGGGCACGGATCCGACGGGCGGCGCCGGCATCCAGGCCGACCTCAAGTCCATCGCGGCGAACGGCGGCTACGGCATGGCCGTCGTCACGGCGCTCGTGGCGCAGAACACGCGGGGCGTGCGGGAGATCCACGTGCCGCCCGTGGCGTTCCTGCGCGCGCAGCTCGACGCCGTCTCGGACGACGTGGCGATCGACGCCGTGAAGATCGGCATGCTCGGCTCGGCCGCCGTGGTCGACGAGGTGGCGGACTGGCTGCGCGCGGTGCGCCCGCCCGTCGTGGTGCTGGATCCGGTCATGGTCGCGCAGTCCGGCGACGCCCTCCTCGACGACGACGCCACGGACGCGCTCCGCCGCCTCCTGCCGCTCGCCGACGTCGTGACGCCGAACCTGCCCGAGCTCGCGGCGCTCCTCGGCGAGCCCGAGGCCGACGGCTGGGACCAGGCGCTCGCGCAGGGCCGCGCGCTGGCGGACCGGCACCGGGTGCGCGTCATCGTCAAGGGCGGCCACCTGCGCGAGGACGACTGCCCGGACGCGCTCGTGTCACCCGGTGCGCCCGGCGCGCAGGCCGCGGTCGACGTGGTCGCCGGTCCGCGCATCGCGACGACGAGCACGCACGGCACCGGCTGCTCGCTGTCGAGCGCCCTGGCGACGCTGCACCCGCGCCGCGGCGACTGGCTCGCGGCGCTCACGGAGGCGAAGGGCTGGCTCACCGGATCCCTCGCGCGAGCCGAGGACCTCGACGTGGGCGCGGGCGCCGGCCCGCTCGACCACCTGCGGACCCTCTGGGACGCCGCGGGGACGCACGCGGGACCCGTCACCGCGGAGATGTGGGCAGGATCCGCGGATCTCCGCCGGGAGATCGACGAGCTCGCGTTCGTCCGCCGCCTCGGCGACGGCAGCCTGCCCGAGGCGTGGTTCTCGCACTACCTCGCGCAGGACGCGATCTACCTCCGCGCGTACTCCCGTGTGCTCGCCCGGGCCAGCCAGCTCGCGCCGACGCCCGCGGCGCAGGTCGCCTGGGCGCGCTCCGCGGCCGACGCGATCGCCGCCGAGTCCGCGCTGCACGAGGAGTGGCTGGCCCGGCACCCCGCGCCCGCGGTCGTCGGACCCGTGACGCGCGCGTACGTCGACCACCTCCTCGCGCACGCGGCGGCGAGCGACTACGCCGTCCTCGTCGCGGCGCTGCTGCCGTGCTTCACGATCTACGCGGACGTGGGCACCCGGCTCCGGGCGGCGGGATCCGCGGCGGCGGCGGCCGGTGCCGCGCACCCGTACGCGGCGTGGCTGGAGACCTACGCCGATCCGGCGTTCGCGGCCGCGACGGAGCACGCGTGCGCGCTGGTGGACGAGGCGGCCGTGCTCGCGGGACCCGGGCGACGCGCGGCGATGCTCGAGGCGTCCCGCGTCTCCGCGGCCTACGAGCGCGACTTCTTCCGCGCCCCGGAGGCGCTCGGCTGA
- a CDS encoding pyruvate dehydrogenase: MARTVADQLIAQLIEAGVSRIYGVVGDSLNPVVDAVRRTGGSRKGGIDWIHVRHEEAGAFAASAEAQLTGKLAVCAGSCGPGHLHLINGLYDAHRSGAPVLAIASHITTNQIGSGYFQETHPDRLFVECSHYTEMISTAVQAPRVVDQAMRHSLALGGVSVITLPGDVAEFEAEGEAPTFTLPRRPAIVPAEEDVRALAAAIDEARSVAIFAGRGAGSAHAELMELADRIAAPVGHSLRGKDVIQQDNPFDVGMTGLIGYGAAAAGISGADLLILIGTDFPYDQFLPGKEVRTAQIDIAPERLGRRTDVDIAIHGDALSTIRAVLPLVQRKTDRRFLEKLLKEQDRKVEQVVGAYTSKAEKLKPIHPEYAASILDEVAADDAVFLSDTGMCNVWSARYLTPNGRRRMLGSLVHGSMANALPMAIGAQVAQPGRQVVSVSGDGGLSMLMGELVTVAAYGLPVKVVVFNNSTLGLVKVEMLVDGIPDFGVDVPMVDYAAVAAALGIHSQRVEDPADIRGALEAAFAHDGPALVDLVTDPMALSIPPEITAAQVKGFALSMSKIVMNGGVGEAVKLARSNLRNIPRP, from the coding sequence ATGGCACGCACGGTCGCCGACCAGCTCATCGCCCAGCTCATCGAGGCGGGGGTGAGCCGGATCTACGGGGTCGTCGGCGACAGCCTCAACCCGGTCGTCGACGCCGTGCGGCGCACGGGCGGGAGCCGCAAGGGCGGCATCGACTGGATCCACGTGCGGCACGAGGAGGCGGGCGCGTTCGCCGCCTCGGCCGAGGCGCAGCTCACCGGGAAGCTCGCCGTGTGCGCCGGATCCTGCGGGCCCGGCCACCTGCACCTCATCAACGGCCTCTACGACGCGCACCGCTCGGGCGCGCCCGTGCTCGCGATCGCCAGCCACATCACCACGAACCAGATCGGCTCCGGCTACTTCCAGGAGACGCACCCCGACCGCCTCTTCGTCGAGTGCTCGCACTACACGGAGATGATCTCGACCGCGGTGCAGGCGCCCCGCGTCGTCGACCAGGCCATGCGGCACTCCCTCGCGCTCGGCGGCGTCAGCGTCATCACGCTGCCCGGCGACGTCGCCGAGTTCGAGGCGGAGGGCGAGGCACCGACGTTCACGCTGCCGCGCCGGCCCGCGATCGTCCCGGCCGAGGAGGACGTGCGCGCGCTCGCCGCCGCCATCGACGAGGCGAGGAGCGTCGCGATCTTCGCGGGTCGCGGCGCCGGATCCGCGCACGCCGAGCTCATGGAGCTGGCCGACCGGATCGCCGCACCCGTCGGCCACTCGCTGCGCGGCAAGGACGTGATCCAGCAGGACAACCCGTTCGACGTGGGCATGACGGGCCTCATCGGCTACGGCGCGGCGGCCGCGGGCATCTCCGGCGCCGACCTCCTGATCCTCATCGGCACCGACTTCCCCTACGACCAGTTCCTGCCCGGCAAGGAGGTGCGGACGGCGCAGATCGACATCGCGCCCGAGCGCCTCGGCCGACGCACCGACGTCGACATCGCGATCCACGGCGACGCGCTCTCCACGATCCGCGCGGTGCTGCCGCTCGTGCAGCGGAAGACCGACCGGCGGTTCCTCGAGAAGCTGCTGAAGGAGCAGGACAGGAAGGTCGAGCAGGTCGTCGGCGCGTACACGTCGAAGGCGGAGAAGCTGAAGCCGATCCACCCCGAGTACGCGGCGAGCATCCTCGACGAGGTCGCGGCCGACGACGCCGTCTTCCTCAGCGACACCGGCATGTGCAACGTGTGGAGCGCGCGCTACCTCACCCCGAACGGCCGCCGGCGGATGCTCGGCTCGCTCGTGCACGGGTCCATGGCCAACGCGCTGCCGATGGCCATCGGCGCGCAGGTCGCCCAGCCGGGCCGCCAGGTGGTCTCGGTCTCGGGCGACGGCGGGCTGTCCATGCTGATGGGCGAGCTCGTCACGGTCGCCGCGTACGGGCTGCCGGTGAAGGTCGTCGTGTTCAACAACTCGACGCTCGGTCTCGTGAAGGTGGAGATGCTGGTCGACGGGATCCCCGACTTCGGGGTCGACGTGCCCATGGTCGACTACGCGGCCGTCGCGGCCGCGCTCGGGATCCACTCCCAGCGCGTCGAGGACCCGGCCGACATCCGCGGCGCCCTCGAGGCCGCGTTCGCGCACGACGGGCCCGCGCTCGTCGACCTCGTGACCGACCCGATGGCCCTGTCGATCCCGCCGGAGATCACCGCCGCGCAGGTGAAGGGCTTCGCGCTGTCGATGTCCAAGATCGTGATGAACGGCGGCGTCGGCGAGGCCGTGAAGCTCGCCCGCTCGAACCTGCGGAACATCCCGCGGCCCTGA
- a CDS encoding DUF6804 family protein, with protein sequence MTRTPAAAPAFTRPSLAPGLLGAIVLLAGFAVIDGDLFTVVRFAVSILALIMIVFSLRARSWWSAALLAGVAVMWNPVAVIPVEATTWQSLQYVAAIVFIAAGILVKVPVSSSPPRR encoded by the coding sequence GTGACCCGCACCCCCGCCGCCGCCCCCGCGTTCACCCGACCGTCGCTCGCCCCGGGGCTCCTCGGGGCCATCGTGCTGCTGGCCGGGTTCGCGGTGATCGACGGGGACCTCTTCACCGTCGTGCGGTTCGCGGTGTCGATCCTCGCGCTCATCATGATCGTGTTCTCGCTCCGCGCCCGCAGCTGGTGGAGCGCGGCGCTGCTCGCGGGCGTCGCCGTGATGTGGAACCCCGTCGCCGTGATCCCGGTCGAGGCGACGACGTGGCAGTCGCTGCAGTACGTCGCCGCGATCGTCTTCATCGCGGCCGGCATCCTCGTGAAGGTGCCGGTCAGCTCATCTCCACCCCGGAGGTAG
- a CDS encoding zinc-dependent alcohol dehydrogenase family protein, with protein sequence MRAVVYEEFGATPVVRDLPDPVPSARGVVVRVEATGVCRSDAHGWLGHDDGIALPQVPGHELVGRIHAAGPEVTRFRAGDRVTVPFVCACGRCPECLAGNGQVCRDQTQPGFTHWGSFAELVVLHDADVNLIPVPDDLDAGAAALLGCRFATAFRGLVHRARIRPGERLVVVGCGGVGLSAVMIGVAVGAEVIAVDIDPAALARATELGAAHAIDSSGLAEEDVLAAIRTAAPEGVQVSVEALGRESTLRISLLALAPTGRQVQIGLFASEPAVPVPVIIGRELSLHGSHGMPAHDYAELMAMVASGALRPELLIEHRIPLEDAPAALEALASGDRSAGITLVEVG encoded by the coding sequence ATGCGCGCCGTCGTCTACGAGGAGTTCGGCGCGACGCCCGTCGTCCGCGACCTGCCGGACCCCGTCCCCTCCGCGCGCGGGGTCGTCGTGCGCGTCGAGGCCACCGGCGTCTGCCGCAGCGACGCGCACGGCTGGCTCGGCCACGACGACGGCATCGCGCTCCCCCAGGTGCCGGGCCACGAGCTGGTCGGGCGGATCCACGCCGCGGGTCCCGAGGTCACGCGCTTCCGCGCGGGCGACCGCGTCACCGTCCCCTTCGTCTGCGCGTGCGGCCGCTGCCCCGAGTGCCTGGCCGGGAACGGCCAGGTGTGCCGCGACCAGACGCAGCCGGGCTTCACCCACTGGGGGTCCTTCGCCGAGCTGGTCGTGCTGCACGACGCCGACGTGAACCTGATCCCCGTGCCCGACGACCTCGACGCGGGCGCCGCCGCCCTCCTCGGCTGCCGGTTCGCCACGGCGTTCCGCGGGCTCGTGCACCGGGCGCGCATCCGGCCGGGCGAGCGCCTCGTCGTCGTCGGCTGCGGCGGCGTGGGCCTCAGCGCCGTGATGATCGGGGTCGCCGTGGGCGCCGAGGTCATCGCGGTCGACATCGACCCGGCCGCCCTCGCGCGCGCCACCGAGCTCGGCGCCGCGCACGCGATCGACTCGTCCGGGCTCGCCGAGGAGGACGTGCTCGCCGCGATCCGCACGGCCGCGCCCGAGGGCGTCCAGGTGTCGGTGGAGGCGCTCGGCCGCGAGTCGACCCTGCGGATCAGCCTGCTCGCGCTCGCGCCGACGGGCCGGCAGGTGCAGATCGGCCTGTTCGCGAGCGAGCCCGCGGTGCCGGTCCCCGTGATCATCGGCCGGGAGCTGAGCCTGCACGGCAGCCACGGCATGCCCGCGCACGACTACGCCGAGCTGATGGCGATGGTCGCGTCAGGCGCGCTCCGTCCGGAGCTGCTCATCGAGCACCGCATCCCGCTCGAGGACGCCCCGGCCGCGCTCGAGGCGCTGGCGTCGGGCGACCGCTCGGCGGGGATCACGCTGGTCGAGGTCGGCTGA
- the thiM gene encoding hydroxyethylthiazole kinase: MSAARPSTHETTGAGTASADLLRLLRERTPLVQCITNAVVTGFTANVLLALGAAPAMTDVPTEAGPFARIASGVLVNLGTPHAEQREAAVEAAHAAREAGTPWVLDPVAVGALPVRTRLAHELVALSPTIVRGNASEVIALATGGVGGRGVDATDAVEAALDAATLLARTYGTVVAVSGPVDHITDGHRVVRVHTGDALLTKVTGGGCALGAVMAAFASLEPDPLRAAVAATSVYTIAAEVAAEGARGPGSFAVALLDALDAITPELVAHRERLS, from the coding sequence ATGAGCGCTGCGCGCCCATCCACCCACGAGACCACGGGAGCGGGGACCGCCTCGGCGGACCTCCTCCGCCTGCTGCGGGAGCGCACGCCGCTCGTGCAGTGCATCACGAACGCCGTCGTCACCGGCTTCACCGCGAACGTCCTCCTCGCGCTCGGCGCCGCGCCCGCGATGACGGACGTGCCGACCGAGGCGGGGCCGTTCGCGCGGATCGCGTCGGGCGTGCTCGTCAACCTCGGCACGCCGCACGCCGAGCAGCGGGAGGCCGCGGTCGAGGCCGCGCACGCGGCGCGCGAGGCGGGCACGCCGTGGGTGCTGGATCCCGTCGCGGTCGGCGCCCTGCCGGTGCGGACGCGGCTCGCGCACGAGCTGGTGGCGCTGTCGCCCACGATCGTGCGCGGCAACGCATCGGAGGTCATCGCGCTCGCGACCGGCGGCGTCGGCGGACGCGGGGTCGACGCGACCGACGCGGTGGAGGCGGCGCTCGACGCCGCGACGCTCCTCGCGCGCACCTACGGCACGGTCGTCGCGGTGTCGGGTCCCGTCGACCACATCACGGACGGCCACCGCGTCGTGCGCGTGCACACGGGCGACGCGCTCCTGACGAAGGTGACCGGCGGGGGCTGCGCGCTCGGCGCCGTGATGGCGGCGTTCGCGTCGCTGGAGCCGGATCCGCTGCGGGCCGCCGTGGCCGCGACGAGCGTGTACACGATCGCCGCGGAGGTCGCCGCCGAGGGCGCGCGCGGACCCGGATCGTTCGCGGTGGCGCTCCTCGACGCCCTCGACGCGATCACGCCCGAGCTCGTCGCCCACCGCGAGCGCCTCTCGTGA
- a CDS encoding glutathione S-transferase family protein, translated as MTDQATPTGTNEAGSPGRYVEEGEFTRDTNYIEDRILRDGSQGWPVEAGRYRLVAARACPWANRSVIVRRLLGLEDAISLGLPGPTHDARSWTFDLDPDGRDPVLGIERLQEAFFARFPDYPRGITVPALVDIPSGQVVTNDYPQITLDLSTEWTEHHREGAPDLYPEHLRAEIDEVADLVFRDVNNGVYRCGFAGSQEAYEKAYDRLFSRLDWLSERLATQRYLVGDTITEADVRLFTTLARFDAVYHGHFKCNRQKLAEMPVLWAYARDLFQTPGFGDTIDFVQIKQHYYLTHTDINPTRVVPVGPETWGWLEPHGREELGGRPFGDGTPPGPVREGERVPEGHGAVPRGGRETRPSEAAPAELPAVDAQDA; from the coding sequence ATGACGGATCAGGCGACACCCACCGGTACCAACGAGGCGGGCTCCCCCGGCCGCTACGTCGAGGAGGGTGAGTTCACCCGCGACACGAACTACATCGAGGACCGCATCCTCCGAGACGGCTCGCAGGGCTGGCCGGTCGAGGCCGGCCGCTACCGGCTCGTCGCGGCGCGCGCCTGCCCGTGGGCCAACCGCTCCGTGATCGTGCGCCGCCTGCTCGGCCTCGAGGACGCCATCTCGCTCGGCCTCCCCGGCCCCACGCACGACGCCCGCAGCTGGACCTTCGACCTCGACCCCGACGGGCGCGACCCCGTCCTCGGCATCGAGCGCCTGCAGGAGGCGTTCTTCGCGCGCTTCCCCGACTACCCGCGCGGGATCACGGTGCCGGCCCTCGTCGACATCCCCTCCGGCCAGGTGGTCACCAACGACTACCCGCAGATCACGCTCGACCTCTCCACCGAGTGGACCGAGCACCACCGGGAGGGCGCGCCCGACCTCTACCCCGAGCACCTCCGCGCGGAGATCGACGAGGTCGCCGACCTCGTCTTTCGCGACGTGAACAACGGCGTGTACCGCTGCGGCTTCGCGGGATCGCAGGAGGCGTACGAGAAGGCGTACGACCGCCTCTTCTCCCGGCTCGACTGGCTGAGCGAGCGCCTCGCCACGCAGCGCTACCTCGTGGGCGACACGATCACCGAGGCCGACGTCCGCCTCTTCACCACGCTCGCGCGCTTCGACGCCGTGTACCACGGGCACTTCAAGTGCAACCGGCAGAAGCTCGCGGAGATGCCCGTGCTGTGGGCGTACGCGCGCGACCTGTTCCAGACGCCCGGCTTCGGCGACACCATCGACTTCGTGCAGATCAAGCAGCACTACTACCTGACGCACACCGACATCAACCCGACGCGCGTCGTGCCCGTCGGCCCCGAGACCTGGGGCTGGCTGGAGCCGCACGGGCGCGAGGAGCTGGGCGGTCGCCCCTTCGGCGACGGTACGCCCCCCGGTCCCGTCCGGGAGGGCGAGCGCGTACCCGAGGGCCACGGCGCCGTCCCGCGCGGCGGTCGCGAGACGCGTCCCTCGGAGGCCGCCCCGGCCGAGCTGCCCGCCGTCGACGCGCAGGACGCGTGA